The DNA region CTAACAGTTCTAACAATGGTTTTTGCTTCTTCATTACTTGCTACTGATGCAGTATTTGGTGGATTAGGGGTTGCTTTAATTGGAGGAACATTGATTTCATATATTGTATCAATGTTCTTTGTTCCTGTGATTATAAAAAATCAATTACATAAGATATTAAATTAATTTTAAAGTAGATAATTTAATATCTACTTTAAAAACCTTCATTTTTTAAAGTTTTATAACGATTACAAGCTTTTTCATATCCATAATCGCAAGCCTTTTTATATAAATTCTTAGCCATAGTTTTATTTTTAGAAACACTTCTTCCTTGATAATAAGATAAACCAAGATTCATGCAACTATTAGCAATACCACCATCACAAGCAATTTTGTATAACCTATTAGCATTGTTATAACTTTTTGAAACCCCTAAACCTTTTGAATATAGTAAAGCTAAATTATGACAACTTAATGAAACGCCTGCCTTACAAGATTTTTCATAAAGAATTCTAGCTTTTACATAATCTTGTTTAGTACCTCGCCCATTTTTATACATTACACCCAAATTCATACAAGATTCAGCTATACCATTATCACATGCTTTTGTATATAGATTAAGTGCTTTAAGATAATCTTTATTTACACCATCACCTTTTTCAAATAAATATGCAGCATTATGACAACTTCTGTAAACCTTAGCATCACATGCTTTGGAATATAGTTGGGTAGCTTTTTTATTATCTTTTTTTACACCATGACCTTTTGAATAAAGTAAAGCAAGATTATAACAACTATTGTAAACATTAGCATCACATGCCTTTTTATATAAATTTACTGCTTTTGCATAATTTTGATTAACACCTTTCCCTTCTTGATATAAAAGAGCTAATTTATAACAAGCTACATATTTATTGTTATCACATGCTATTTTATATAATCTTTTAGCTTCTTTATAATTTTGCTTAAGATATTCATCATTTCCTTTAGTTAAATTACTTGCTTGTAAAGTAAAAAGTAAAAGTAAACTTAGTATTATTATTTTCATAACTTTCTCCTATTAGTATAAATATAGAATCTAATAGTACAATAATTATTTAATTATTTTAATTAGAAAAATTTATTTTAATTATATTTATAT from Poseidonibacter antarcticus includes:
- a CDS encoding SEL1-like repeat protein yields the protein MKIIILSLLLLFTLQASNLTKGNDEYLKQNYKEAKRLYKIACDNNKYVACYKLALLYQEGKGVNQNYAKAVNLYKKACDANVYNSCYNLALLYSKGHGVKKDNKKATQLYSKACDAKVYRSCHNAAYLFEKGDGVNKDYLKALNLYTKACDNGIAESCMNLGVMYKNGRGTKQDYVKARILYEKSCKAGVSLSCHNLALLYSKGLGVSKSYNNANRLYKIACDGGIANSCMNLGLSYYQGRSVSKNKTMAKNLYKKACDYGYEKACNRYKTLKNEGF